CGGCGGATTAGCGGGCTGCCTGTGGTCGATGCCGATGGCAAGCTGGTGGGGGTTCTCTCAGAAGCCGACCTGATGTGGCGCGAAACAGGACCTACGCCGCCGCCCTACATCATGATTTTGGACAGCGTAATTTATCTGGAAAACCCCGGCAAGCATGAGCGAGAGCTGCACAAGGCTCTAGGGCAGACCGTTGGCGAAGTCATGACGGGCAAAAAGGAAATCGTCACCACAAAACCGAGCCAAACGCTGCAAAGCGCCGCCAAGCTGATGCACGACCGAGACACGACGCGCCTGCCCGTCCTCGACGACAGCGGCAAGGTGATTGGCATTTTGACACGCGGCGATATCGTGCGGCATTTGGCAGTGGAATAGTGTTCGGCTGAATCAATTCCAGTCTTTTAGGAATCCCAAGTTTAAGAAGATGACGATTACTCCTGAATCTGTGAAAGCCCTGCTGGAGTCTGGGGATTTTGGCGATCGCCTCCGTGCGGTGAACCAAATGCGGCAGCTTGATCCGGCGATCGCCTTCGATCTCATCCAAATTGCCGCCACGGATTCCAGCGTTCGGGTGCGCTACGCCGCCGTCAGCCAGCTTGCCAGCCTGGGCAGCCAGAATCCCGACATGGCGCTGGATCTGCTGCAAGCCAGCCTGCGAGATGCCGAACCCGACGTGCAGGCGGTCGCAGCCGACTCGATTGGGGCGCTGAAGCTGACGGCGGCCTACGAAGACCTAAAGGCGCTCTATCACCGCAGCACAGAATGGCTGGTGCAGTTCAG
The Thermoleptolyngbya sichuanensis A183 DNA segment above includes these coding regions:
- a CDS encoding CBS domain-containing protein, with protein sequence MTVTVADVMTPDPIVVHPETPLNEAIKLIAERRISGLPVVDADGKLVGVLSEADLMWRETGPTPPPYIMILDSVIYLENPGKHERELHKALGQTVGEVMTGKKEIVTTKPSQTLQSAAKLMHDRDTTRLPVLDDSGKVIGILTRGDIVRHLAVE
- the nblB gene encoding phycobilisome degradation protein NblB, translated to MTITPESVKALLESGDFGDRLRAVNQMRQLDPAIAFDLIQIAATDSSVRVRYAAVSQLASLGSQNPDMALDLLQASLRDAEPDVQAVAADSIGALKLTAAYEDLKALYHRSTEWLVQFSIIAALGELGDPSSFDLLQEALGSTNELVRTAAIGSLGELGDPRAIPLLTAYATHPDWQIRHRVVQALGHFQTPEARTVLETMVSDDNSAVSQEAKLYL